The Mobula birostris isolate sMobBir1 chromosome 6, sMobBir1.hap1, whole genome shotgun sequence genome has a window encoding:
- the LOC140198936 gene encoding NXPE family member 3-like, which yields MNEQPKFKNIYIQRSLFVFLILLTLTLVFLSLKNTKFQQFSTSRGKPERSEYPAKNYSTIQQEEKMEEIDWVYRLVQFGYQYHSFTPEERLEGSVLMKMIEWPKPPIAEVPFQKSSDPSHTCFVILNSGKTFYVGDQIQVMLRMYDFEGNPKRYGGDYLQARIHTPELKAGSAGTVIDHQNGFYYLNFNLSWTGKVQVSVSLVHPSEGVQVFKRLREERPDRVYLKSTFKAGDVSETTVCNLFLPQNKPICNFTNLMTGEPWFCYRPEKLPCSSRINYGIGGYAKNLLIGEERRFLQSGVNIKRPILPCGIGHVIVKPSSRQATDLGECVRGKPMLSPSGFYFKNRWTSTTCNIRHFDTPAKITKCLRGKKVHLFGDSTIRQWFEYLTAFLPGLRMFDLGNHIKAGPLCALDMENNIMLEYCAHGPPIQFRSLSSQHLYYISNKLNEIKGGKDTVIGITLCAHFNTFPVEVYIRRLQYIRRSILQLLSRNPDTVIVIKTANVREANQDYILNYNDWFSYQLDVLMRRIFAYINVAFVDAWEMTVAHYLPHNIHPPQIIIKNEIDGFLSYVCPSEKE from the exons ATGAACGAACAACCTAAATTTAAAAACATTTATATCCAGCGTTCGCTGTTCGTGTTTTTGATACTGTTAACTCTGACACTGGTCTTTCTAAGCCTGAAGAATACAAAG TTCCAGCAATTTTCAACTTCCAGAGGAAAGCCTGAAAGGAGCGAATATCCAGCAAAAAATTATTCCACAATACAGCAGGaagagaaaatggaggagatcgattgggtgtacaggctggtgcaGTTTGGCTATCAGTATCACAGCTTCACTCCTGAAGAAAGATTGGAgggttcagtcctgatgaaaatgATTGAATGGCCAAAGCCTCCCATTGCCGAAGTTCCCTTTCAGAAAAGCAGTGACCCATCACATACTTGCTTTGTTATTTTAAATTCTGGAAAGACTTTCTATGTCGGAGATCAGATACAGGTGATGCTGCGTATGTACGATTTTGAAGGCAATCCAAAGCGCTACGGGGGTGACTATCTCCAAGCCCGGATCCACACTCCAGAGTTGAAAGCCGGTTCAGCAGGAACGGTTATAGATCACCAAAATGGATTTTActatttaaattttaatttatcCTGGACAGGAAAAGTCCAAGTGTCTGTTTCCTTGGTTCATCCCAGTGAAGGGGTCCAAGTATTTAAAAGGCTACGTGAAGAACGACCAGATAGAGTGTATTTGAAAAGTACTTTCAAAGCCGGAGATGTTTCCGAGACTACAGTATGCAATCTGTTTTTGCCTCAAAATAAACCAATCTGCAACTTTACTAATCTCATGACAGGGGAGCCCTGGTTCTGTTACAGGCCAGAGAAGCTTCCCTGTTCTTCTCGCATAAATTATGGTATAGGAGGATATGCAAAGAATCTTTTAATTGGAGAAGAGAGACGGTTTTTACAAAG TGGTGTCAACATCAAGAGACCCATATTACCCTGTGGCATTGGTCATGTAATCGTAAAGCCATCCTCACGACAAG CCACAGATCTTGGGGAATGTGTTCGGGGAAAGCCAATGCTATCACCATCTGGCTTTTATTTTAAGAACCGGTGGACATCAACGACCTGTAATATTCGTCACTTTGACACTCCTGCAAAAATTACAAAGTGCCTTCGTGGGaaaaaagttcatctgtttggaGATTCTACAATACGCCAGTGGTTTGAATATCTGACTGCTTTCCTTCCAG gTCTCAGAATGTTTGATCTTGGCAACCATATCAAGGCTGGCCCTCTGTGTGCTTTGGACATGGAAAACAACATTAtgctggaatattgtgctcatgGTCCACCAATCCAATTCAGAAGCCTTTCAAGCCagcatttgtattatatttcaaaTAAATTGAATGAGATTAAAGGAGGGAAAGATACAGTTATTGGCATTACCTTATGTGCCCATTTCAACACTTTCCCAGTAGAAGTCTACATCAGAAGGCTGCAGTATATCCGGAGATCGATTCTACAGCTGCTCAGCAGAAATCCAGATACAGTGATTGTTATAAAGACTGCGAATGTACGTGAAGCTAACCAAGATTACATTCTTAACTACAATGACTGGTTCTCTTATCAACTCGATGTACTGATGAGAAGAATATTTGCATACATAAACGTTGCATTTGTGGACGCATGGGAAATGACCGTAGCCCACTACCTGCCCCATAATATACACCCTCCACAAATTATTATAAAGAACGAAATAGATGGGTTTCTTTCATATGTGTGCCCTTCtgaaaaggaataa